Proteins encoded by one window of Culicoides brevitarsis isolate CSIRO-B50_1 chromosome 2, AGI_CSIRO_Cbre_v1, whole genome shotgun sequence:
- the LOC134831234 gene encoding LIM/homeobox protein Lhx3 has translation MSVCVSTSSASSAVPCHPAIDMTMSQMSLGSTAAMMHSIAHQMQQTPPPPPPMPPVSASSVPSLMHPLALVNGLPSTSMDPGLIPASQHSDPHEPNPEMLLALIARNKALEATIPKCGGCHDYILDRFILKVSDRTWHAKCLQCIECHAQLNEKCFAKNGQLFCKQDFFKRYGTKCAVCELGIAPTDVVRRAHDNVYHLDCFSCSMCSRQLKTGDEFYLMEDRKLVCKPDYEAAKAKGLYLSDGSLDGEGSNKRPRTTITAKQLETLKSAYNSSPKPARHVREQLSQDTGLDMRVVQVWFQNRRAKEKRLKKDAGRTRWSQYFRSIKGGATSPRDKSFDKDELKVDLDSFSHDLSNDSYSTVNMGLEDGQSPHSGRNSYLSSHSPTPGMGSNYASYSDNVVYTSIGQSGILPHGMNSSAVSDMSNDSSPPHGYPDFPPSPDSWLGDSSTNTGVAPVPVPLNGQSSSSSGSTAPASATMAHY, from the exons ATGTCTGTTTGTGTCTCGACCTCGTCCGCGTCCTCAGCAGTGCCCTGTCATCCCGCAATTGATATGACAATGTCCCAAATGTCTCTCGGCTCGACGGCGGCCATGATGCACTCGATCGCGCACCAAATGCAACAAACGCCTCCTCCGCCCCCGCCGATGCCCCCCGTTTCCGCGTCATCCGTGCCATCGCTCATGCATCCACTTGCCCTCGTCAATGGGCTGCCCTCAACCAGCATGGATCCCGGACTAATTCCCGCCTCACAGCATTCCGATCCGCACGAACCGAATCCCGAAATGCTTCTCGCCTTGATTGCGCGCAACAAAGCACTCGAAG ctacAATCCCCAAATGCGGCGGATGTCACGACTACATTCTCGACCGATTCATCCTCAAAGTGTCGGACCGAACGTGGCACGCCAAGTGTCTTCAATGCATCGAATGTCACGCACAACTCAACGAAAAGTGCTTTGCGAAAAATGGTCAACTTTTTTGTAAACAGGACTTTTTCAa ACGTTACGGTACAAAGTGTGCAGTTTGCGAGCTCGGAATCGCGCCCACCGACGTCGTTCGACGAGCACACGACAACGTCTACCATCTGGACTGCTTTTCGTGCAGCATGTGTTCGCGTCAACTGAAAACTGGCGACGAATTTTACTTGATGGAAGACCGAAAATTGGTTTGCAAGCCAGATTATGAGGCGGCGAAGGCGAAAGGACTTTATTTGTCGGATGGATCGCTCGATGGCGAAGGTTCGAATAAACGACCACGCACAACAATCACAGCGAAGCAATTAGAAACTCTCAAAAGTGCTTACAACAGTAGTCCGAAGCCTGCGCGACATGTGCGCGAACAATTGTCCCAAGATACCGGCTTGGATATGCGAGTTGTGCAAGTTTGGTTTCAAAATAG ACGTGCCAAAGAAAAGCGACTTAAGAAGGATGCGGGACGCACGCGTTGGAGCCAATATTTCAGATCTATTAAGGGAGGCGCAACGTCACCACGTGACAAATCCTTCGATAAAGACGAGCTCAAAGTGGATTTGGATAGTTTTAGTcatg atttaagtaACGACAGTTACAGCACAGTTAACATGGGCTTAGAAGATGGGCAATCTCCGCACAGCGGTCGAAATTCTTACCTTTCAAGTCATTCACCGACACCTGGCATGGGATCCAATTACGCCTCGTACTCCGACAATGTCGTTTACACCTCCATTG gtcAATCAGGTATCCTTCCGCACGGAATGAACAGTAGTGCCGTATCCGATATGAGCAACGATTCAAGCCCGCCGCATGGTTATCCCGATTTTCCGCCATCGCCTGACTCGTGGCTCGGCGATTCCAGCACAAATACGGGAGTGGCGCCAGTTCCTGTGCCCCTGAATGGTCAGTCATCGAGCTCCAGCGGATCAACGGCACCCGCATCAGCGACAATGGCTCATTATTGA
- the LOC134831202 gene encoding proton channel OtopLc-like isoform X1: MSKMHRISEGSEPKERSSSTTDTDNSSDEIEDLSPPLKQNRSNSLFGYRNKQPQSLHSIVMFQATNSDFTANNNNNSNELLAAAVVPSLPPSRRMTGTSEDVREKAFRMAVARNQHQQMSQQLMVMLQGHVFGSHTSLRSNHEVIMNEIAKVANRKDEFGYRGVSTTLSALYAKIVVFMGIAFPVTDVISTKTTPSFYQGFYLYLYVVSVAFVAFVYASHFRNTVVTNIIDQFGSSIDKEEMNRRKHETRHGSFYLRVGAIAFGVGSMVYTGLEFGQYFELKDDDQCQNVLVAITPVARLCLSLVQMHFLFIYSKLSLLRNHKVLAKFGLMHLLATNLCEWLFVLIEEAKHEIVHVSMRGLDGIHSLNDSLEHHHEIHRRATGTDIFVECRRTNIMGNLVQNAAPFLFPCTIEYSLICAVILFEMWKHLCSDEYSIRQHPATVSKDSHQLSINCAGSHRGMFCGILIVVLTIISLIMYFVLSKEEREYYQASAVKEVTYCEILLYFLMAIAIVVAAFKMKVLRYSSKRRDTTMSLDCTLLLVAQSGIYIYCMFSVIGCYFAISKDGTEDFGAFMGMICEIICIVQTTLQTLFILHGWWKRCKGSEQRRKKPGRQFITFLLIANMSMWILNCLIKQRAEFRPTHMEVFGIWAWTILTHISMPLAIFYRFHSTICLFEIWKTTYKFKPAIHTKHESHQNNQGLPQSQSHPKIKVTSA, encoded by the exons atgtcaaaaatgcaTCGCATCTCGGAAGGTTCGGAACCTAAAGAGAg gtCATCAAGTACAACGGATACCGATAATAGCAGTGATGAAATAGAAGATTTGAGTCCTCCTTTGAAGCAAAATCGATCAAATTCCTTGTTTGGGTACCGCAACAAGCAACCGCAATCTCTTCATAGCATCGTTATGTTcca AGCGACAAACAGCGATTTTACGgctaacaataacaacaatagcAACGAATTGCTCGCAGCAGCTGTCGTACCGTCGTTGCCACCCAGTCGACGAATGACAGGAACGTCGGAAGATGTGCGGGAAAAGGCATTTCGCATGGCAGTTGCTCGAAATCAGCATCAGCAGATGAGTCAACAGTTGATGGTAATGCTCCAAGGACACGTTTTTGGCAGTCATACGTCGTTGCGATCGAATCACGAAGTCATCATGAACGAAATTGCCAAAGTTGCCAACAGAAAAGACGAGTTTGGATa TCGCGGCGTTTCGACCACACTCTCGGCGCTTTATGCGAAAATTGTGGTTTTCATGGGAATTGCGTTTCCTGTGACGGATGTCATTTCCACAAAAACCACGCCGTCGTTTTATCAAGgcttttatttgtatttgtaTGTCGTGAGTGTCGCATTTGTTGCCTTTGTTTACGCCAGTCACTTCCGGAATACGGTAGTAACGAACATAATCGATCAATTTGGGAGCAGTATTGACAAGGAAGAGATGAATCGGAGGAAGCATGAGACACGGCATGGGTCTTTTTACTTGAGAGTTGGAGCCATAGCATTCGGCGTTGGCAGTATGGTGTACACGGGACTGGAATTTGGGCAATATTTCGAATtaaaag acGACGATCAATGCCAAAATGTCCTCGTTGCAATCACGCCCGTTGCTCGTTTGTGTCTCTCCTTGGTTCAAATGCATTTCCTGTTCATCTACTCCAAACTTTCGCTCCTGAGAAACCACAAAGTACTCGCAAAATTCGGTTTAATGCACTTGCTGGCAACAAATTTATGTGAATGGCTCTTTGTCTTGATCGAAGAAGCGAAACACGAAATTGTGCATGTCTCAATGCGAGGACTTGACGGTATCCATTCATTAAATGACAGCTTGGAACATCATCACGAAATCCATCGACGAGCTACGGGAACGGATATCTTCGTGGAATGTCGTCGAACGAACATTATGGGAAATTTAGTGCAAAATGCGGCGCCTTTTTTGTTCCCATGTACCATTGAATATTCGCTTATTTGTGCCGTGATTCTCTTTGAAATGTGGAAACATTTGTGTTCGGACGAGTATTCGATTCGACAACATCCCGCCACGGTTTCGAAGGATTCGCATCAATTATCGATCAATTGTGCTGGATCACATCGCGGAATGTTTTGCGGCATTTTAATCGTtgttttgacaattatttcgCTGATTATGTATTTCGTCTTGTCCAAAGAGGAACGAGAGTATTACCAAGCTTCGGCCGTTAAAGAAGTCACTTACTGCGAAATTCTCCTGTATTTCTTGATGGCAATCGCAATTGTCGTCGCTGcattcaaaatgaaggttttacgTTACTCCAGCAAGCGACGCGATACCACAATGAGTCTCGATTGCACTTTATTGCTCGTCGCACAAAGCGGCATCTACATTTATTGCATGTTCAGTGTCATCGGATGTTATTTTGCGATTTCCAAGGATGGCACGGAAGATTTTGGGGCATTTATGGGAATGATTTGTGAGATAATTTGCATCGTTCAAACGACACTTCAGACGTTGTTCATTTTGCACGGTTGGTGGAAACGATGCAAAGGCTCCGAACAACGACGCAAGAAGCCGGGAAGGCAGTTTATTACGTTTTTGTTGATCGCGAACATGTCAATGTGGATACTGAACTGTTTGATAAAACAACGAGCGGAGTTTAGACCGACACATATGGAGGTCTTTGGGATATGGGCATGGACTATTTTGACACATATTTCGATGCCGTTGGCGATTTTTTAtcg ttttcacTCCACAATCTGCTTATTTGAGATCTGGAAGACGACCTACAAGTTCAAGCCAGCCATTCATACGAAGCACGAGAGTCATCAAAACAATCAAGGACTTCCTCAGAGTCAATCCCATCCAAAAATCAAAGTTACaagtgcttaa
- the LOC134831202 gene encoding proton channel OtopLc-like isoform X2 has protein sequence MFQATNSDFTANNNNNSNELLAAAVVPSLPPSRRMTGTSEDVREKAFRMAVARNQHQQMSQQLMVMLQGHVFGSHTSLRSNHEVIMNEIAKVANRKDEFGYRGVSTTLSALYAKIVVFMGIAFPVTDVISTKTTPSFYQGFYLYLYVVSVAFVAFVYASHFRNTVVTNIIDQFGSSIDKEEMNRRKHETRHGSFYLRVGAIAFGVGSMVYTGLEFGQYFELKDDDQCQNVLVAITPVARLCLSLVQMHFLFIYSKLSLLRNHKVLAKFGLMHLLATNLCEWLFVLIEEAKHEIVHVSMRGLDGIHSLNDSLEHHHEIHRRATGTDIFVECRRTNIMGNLVQNAAPFLFPCTIEYSLICAVILFEMWKHLCSDEYSIRQHPATVSKDSHQLSINCAGSHRGMFCGILIVVLTIISLIMYFVLSKEEREYYQASAVKEVTYCEILLYFLMAIAIVVAAFKMKVLRYSSKRRDTTMSLDCTLLLVAQSGIYIYCMFSVIGCYFAISKDGTEDFGAFMGMICEIICIVQTTLQTLFILHGWWKRCKGSEQRRKKPGRQFITFLLIANMSMWILNCLIKQRAEFRPTHMEVFGIWAWTILTHISMPLAIFYRFHSTICLFEIWKTTYKFKPAIHTKHESHQNNQGLPQSQSHPKIKVTSA, from the exons ATGTTcca AGCGACAAACAGCGATTTTACGgctaacaataacaacaatagcAACGAATTGCTCGCAGCAGCTGTCGTACCGTCGTTGCCACCCAGTCGACGAATGACAGGAACGTCGGAAGATGTGCGGGAAAAGGCATTTCGCATGGCAGTTGCTCGAAATCAGCATCAGCAGATGAGTCAACAGTTGATGGTAATGCTCCAAGGACACGTTTTTGGCAGTCATACGTCGTTGCGATCGAATCACGAAGTCATCATGAACGAAATTGCCAAAGTTGCCAACAGAAAAGACGAGTTTGGATa TCGCGGCGTTTCGACCACACTCTCGGCGCTTTATGCGAAAATTGTGGTTTTCATGGGAATTGCGTTTCCTGTGACGGATGTCATTTCCACAAAAACCACGCCGTCGTTTTATCAAGgcttttatttgtatttgtaTGTCGTGAGTGTCGCATTTGTTGCCTTTGTTTACGCCAGTCACTTCCGGAATACGGTAGTAACGAACATAATCGATCAATTTGGGAGCAGTATTGACAAGGAAGAGATGAATCGGAGGAAGCATGAGACACGGCATGGGTCTTTTTACTTGAGAGTTGGAGCCATAGCATTCGGCGTTGGCAGTATGGTGTACACGGGACTGGAATTTGGGCAATATTTCGAATtaaaag acGACGATCAATGCCAAAATGTCCTCGTTGCAATCACGCCCGTTGCTCGTTTGTGTCTCTCCTTGGTTCAAATGCATTTCCTGTTCATCTACTCCAAACTTTCGCTCCTGAGAAACCACAAAGTACTCGCAAAATTCGGTTTAATGCACTTGCTGGCAACAAATTTATGTGAATGGCTCTTTGTCTTGATCGAAGAAGCGAAACACGAAATTGTGCATGTCTCAATGCGAGGACTTGACGGTATCCATTCATTAAATGACAGCTTGGAACATCATCACGAAATCCATCGACGAGCTACGGGAACGGATATCTTCGTGGAATGTCGTCGAACGAACATTATGGGAAATTTAGTGCAAAATGCGGCGCCTTTTTTGTTCCCATGTACCATTGAATATTCGCTTATTTGTGCCGTGATTCTCTTTGAAATGTGGAAACATTTGTGTTCGGACGAGTATTCGATTCGACAACATCCCGCCACGGTTTCGAAGGATTCGCATCAATTATCGATCAATTGTGCTGGATCACATCGCGGAATGTTTTGCGGCATTTTAATCGTtgttttgacaattatttcgCTGATTATGTATTTCGTCTTGTCCAAAGAGGAACGAGAGTATTACCAAGCTTCGGCCGTTAAAGAAGTCACTTACTGCGAAATTCTCCTGTATTTCTTGATGGCAATCGCAATTGTCGTCGCTGcattcaaaatgaaggttttacgTTACTCCAGCAAGCGACGCGATACCACAATGAGTCTCGATTGCACTTTATTGCTCGTCGCACAAAGCGGCATCTACATTTATTGCATGTTCAGTGTCATCGGATGTTATTTTGCGATTTCCAAGGATGGCACGGAAGATTTTGGGGCATTTATGGGAATGATTTGTGAGATAATTTGCATCGTTCAAACGACACTTCAGACGTTGTTCATTTTGCACGGTTGGTGGAAACGATGCAAAGGCTCCGAACAACGACGCAAGAAGCCGGGAAGGCAGTTTATTACGTTTTTGTTGATCGCGAACATGTCAATGTGGATACTGAACTGTTTGATAAAACAACGAGCGGAGTTTAGACCGACACATATGGAGGTCTTTGGGATATGGGCATGGACTATTTTGACACATATTTCGATGCCGTTGGCGATTTTTTAtcg ttttcacTCCACAATCTGCTTATTTGAGATCTGGAAGACGACCTACAAGTTCAAGCCAGCCATTCATACGAAGCACGAGAGTCATCAAAACAATCAAGGACTTCCTCAGAGTCAATCCCATCCAAAAATCAAAGTTACaagtgcttaa